One Spinacia oleracea cultivar Varoflay chromosome 4, BTI_SOV_V1, whole genome shotgun sequence DNA segment encodes these proteins:
- the LOC130471959 gene encoding uncharacterized protein, whose product MGVPHCLVVNSLLVVLCASDNAKNATELFSLSQRTLHCSCSKEEKSAAAKKSAGGHLYHQKRARRGYARFEQDVIEEMAKKRIYVSSVSRAQLWKLMRTNNKGNIQEGAKEVAKRIDYFMHQAEKGEIEDTGRLDVLYKALEEKRYGGRVRGVGVGVTNTDYFGAITTRKEYMDQVTKLCSRVKILEREIKDMKRRKPKGRKNHSVEEEEDEEEEEKDDEEEKDEEEEEDDEMDVEEENLDGLMLDHIQDTPISSSPEISLWTVIIDISSQQMSNSILQSAAYCSQQQRTAVSSSILQ is encoded by the exons ATGGGCG TGCCACATTGTTTGGTTGTCAATTCTCTTCTCGTTGTACTTTGTGCATCTGACAATGCCAAAAATGCAACTGAATTATTCAGTCTCTCGCAAAGAACTTTGCACTGCTCTTGCAGTAAAGAG GAGAAGAGTGCAGCCGCAAAGAAGTCTGCAGGGGGACATTTATATCATCAAAAGCGTGCTCGTAGAGGATATGCTcgatttgagcaagatgtg ATCGAAGAGATGGCTAAGAAACGCATTTATGTATCATCGGTTAGTCGAGCTCAACTGTGGAAATTAATGAGGACCAACAACAAAGGGAATATTCAGGAAGGGGCTAAAGAAGTTGCTAAGCGTATA GATTATTTTATGCATCAAGCTGAAAAAGGAGAGATTGAAGACACGGGTAGGCTAGATGTATTGTATAAGGCATTGGAGGAGAAACGATATGGTGGTCGTGTGAGAGGGGTTGGAGTTGGAGTGACAAATACAGATTATTTTGGAGCGATAACAACTAGAAAAGAGTATATGGATCAAGTGACAAAATTGTGCTCACGGGTTAAAATCTTGGAGCGGGAAATAAAGGATATGAAGAGAAGAAAGCCTAAGGGAAGAAAGAATCATTCggtggaggaggaggaagacgaggaggaggaggagaaagaCGACGAGGAGGAGAAAgacgaggaggaggaggaggacgaTGAAATGGACGTCGAGGAGGAGAATCTTGATGGCTTAATGTTAGATCACATTCAGGACACACCTATCTCTAGTTCTCCTGAG ATCTCATTGTGGACCGTGATCATTGATATAAGCAGTCAACAGATGAGCAACAGCATACTGCAGTCAGCAGCATACTGCAGTCAGCAGCAGCGTACTGCAGTCAGCAGCAGCATACTGCAGTGA
- the LOC110797975 gene encoding uncharacterized protein, translating into MTTLSNIPNLMEDRIPNISTDNLPISCMVWNVQGAGNRNFITALKEVVRANKPSVIALVETHMAGAQAQMIATILGYSGHTRVDAMGFRGGIWIYWKTEQVTVEPILKHNQHITMNITRVGATPWYFTAVYASPDPTKRSELWVELHSFAQTHNKPWLLAGDFNDTRSRSERNSSCHETTRRSVLFNEWVDDMQLIEVEFSGAAHTWARGLTPETRRSGRLDRTLCNSEWSLRFDTAKVKHLPSIHSDHCPLLLSPNGFAPTQSINRPFRFQAAWLRHETFSEFVHEKWNREEFLIPALAKLSEDLQQWNKEIFGNIFHKSAA; encoded by the coding sequence ATGACAACCCTTTCCAATATCCCAAATTTAATGGAAGACAGAATTCCCAATATTTCTACTGACAACCTCCCAATTTCTTGCATGGTCTGGAATGTTCAGGGGGCTGGAAACCGAAATTTCATAACTGCTTTAAAGGAGGTAGTACGTGCTAATAAACCTAGTGTAATTGCACTAGTTGAAACACATATGGCAGGAGCACAAGCACAAATGATCGCAACGATTCTTGGATATTCGGGTCACACAAGGGTCGATGCCATGGGATTTAGAGGTGGTATTTGGATTTACTGGAAAACAGAACAGGTGACAGTAGAACCAATTTTGAAGCATAACCAACATATCACAATGAATATAACGCGGGTAGGTGCGACTCCTTGGTATTTCACAGCGGTATATGCAAGCCCTGACCCTACCAAGAGAAGCGAACTGTGGGTTGAACTTCATAGCTTTGCACAAACCCACAATAAACCTTGGCTCCTTGCGGGTGACTTCAATGATACCCGGTCCCGCTCTGAACGTAACAGCTCGTGCCATGAAACAACAAGAAGATCAGTTTTGTTCAATGAATGGGTTGATGACATGCAGTTGATAGAAGTTGAATTTTCGGGAGCTGCTCACACATGGGCTAGGGGTCTAACTCCAGAGACTAGGAGGAGTGGACGCCTAGATAGAACACTATGTAATAGTGAATGGAGTCTGCGTTTTGACACTGCCAAAGTTAAACACCTTCCATCCATTCACTCAGATCATTGCCCATTGCTTCTCTCACCCAATGGATTTGCTCCCACACAATCCATCAACCGGCCCTTTCGGTTTCAAGCAGCGTGGCTAAGACATGAAACTTTCTCGGAATTTGTTCACGAGAAGTGGAACCGTGAAGAATTTCTCATCCCTGCGCTAGCCAAGCTATCAGAAGACCTCCAACAATGGAATAAAGAAATTTTTGGCAACATATTCCATAAAAGCGCAGCTTGA